The following coding sequences are from one Geodermatophilus normandii window:
- a CDS encoding winged helix-turn-helix domain-containing protein, producing the protein MPAPVADRLPAALARRIALAAQGFADPRPTGVVDSRQLRRMTDRLAVVQIDSVNVLSRSHYLPAFSRLGAYRRAVLDDFTARRHELFEFWAHEASFLPVRLHPYLRWRMAAAEEQAWGSMVRIQRERPGYVAEVLDRVREAGPVRASELGEARPDRPGSMWNWHAGKVALEWLFYTGVLTARARTTSFERVYDLTERVLPAAVLRTPTPDPDDAVRELVRTAARALGVATERDLRDYFRLRPAQARQAVEELADAGELLPVEVAGWGAPAWLDPAARRPRWIRARALLSPFDSLVWERPRVERIFGFRYRLEIYTPAAQRVHGYYVLPFLLGDRLVARVDLKADRQAGVLRVQAAHAEDGVDRAEVCAALADELRLMAGWLELDEVAVAERGDLAADLTRSLPAPRAVVA; encoded by the coding sequence GTGCCCGCACCCGTCGCCGACCGGCTCCCCGCTGCCCTCGCGCGGCGCATCGCCCTGGCCGCGCAGGGCTTCGCCGACCCGCGGCCGACCGGCGTCGTCGACAGCCGGCAGCTGCGGCGGATGACCGACCGGCTCGCCGTCGTCCAGATCGACTCCGTCAACGTGCTCTCCCGCTCGCACTACCTGCCGGCGTTCAGCCGGCTCGGCGCCTACCGGCGGGCCGTCCTCGACGACTTCACCGCCCGCCGGCACGAGCTGTTCGAGTTCTGGGCGCACGAGGCGTCGTTCCTGCCCGTCCGGCTGCACCCGTACCTGCGGTGGCGCATGGCCGCCGCCGAGGAGCAGGCGTGGGGGTCGATGGTGCGCATCCAGCGGGAGCGGCCCGGCTACGTGGCCGAGGTGCTCGACCGCGTGCGCGAGGCCGGTCCGGTCCGGGCCAGCGAGCTCGGTGAGGCCCGTCCCGACCGGCCCGGGTCGATGTGGAACTGGCACGCCGGCAAGGTCGCGCTCGAGTGGCTCTTCTACACCGGCGTGCTCACCGCCCGGGCACGGACGACGTCGTTCGAGCGGGTCTACGACCTCACCGAACGGGTCCTGCCCGCCGCCGTCCTGCGCACGCCGACGCCCGATCCCGACGACGCCGTCCGCGAGCTCGTCCGCACCGCCGCGCGGGCGCTCGGGGTGGCCACCGAGCGCGACCTGCGCGACTACTTCCGGCTGCGGCCCGCCCAGGCCCGCCAGGCCGTCGAGGAGCTGGCCGACGCCGGCGAGCTGCTCCCCGTCGAGGTGGCCGGGTGGGGCGCACCGGCCTGGCTGGACCCGGCCGCACGCCGGCCGCGGTGGATCCGCGCCCGCGCGCTGCTGTCGCCCTTCGACTCGCTGGTGTGGGAGCGGCCGCGGGTCGAGCGCATCTTCGGCTTCCGCTACCGGCTGGAGATCTACACGCCCGCCGCACAGCGGGTGCACGGCTACTACGTGCTGCCCTTCCTGCTCGGCGACCGCCTGGTGGCCCGGGTCGACCTCAAGGCCGACCGGCAGGCCGGCGTCCTCCGCGTCCAGGCCGCGCACGCCGAGGACGGCGTCGACCGCGCCGAGGTCTGCGCCGCGCTGGCCGACGAGTTGCGCCTGATGGCCGGCTGGCTGGAGCTCGACGAGGTGGCCGTCGCCGAGCGGGGGGACCTCGCGGCCGACCTCACCCGCTCGCTGCCCGCCCCGCGCGCCGTCGTCGCCTAG
- a CDS encoding thymidylate synthase: MGSTGTVDTQYEDLLRRILETGTPKSDRTGTGTVSTFGERLRYDLSASFPLVTTKKVHFRSVAVELLWFLRGDGNVRWLQERGVSIWDEWADANGDLGPVYGVQWRSWPAPDGGTIDQLQGVLDTLRTDPDSRRMVVSAWNVAALPEMALAPCHALFQFAVHDGRLSCQLYQRSADMFLGVPFNIAGYALLTRMVAAQVGLQPGEFIWVGGDCHVYSNHVAQVREQLTREVRPFPALEIAPAPSLFDHAFEDFTLHGYDPHPAIRAAVAV; this comes from the coding sequence GTGGGGAGCACCGGAACGGTCGACACGCAGTACGAGGACCTCCTGCGGCGGATCCTGGAGACGGGGACGCCGAAGTCCGACCGCACGGGCACCGGCACCGTGAGCACCTTCGGCGAGCGCCTGCGCTACGACCTGTCGGCGTCGTTCCCGCTGGTGACGACGAAGAAGGTGCACTTCCGCTCGGTCGCCGTCGAACTGCTGTGGTTCCTCCGCGGCGACGGCAACGTCCGCTGGCTGCAGGAGCGCGGCGTCAGCATCTGGGACGAGTGGGCCGACGCGAACGGCGACCTCGGGCCGGTCTACGGCGTCCAGTGGCGCTCCTGGCCGGCGCCCGACGGGGGGACCATCGACCAGCTCCAGGGCGTCCTCGACACGCTGCGCACCGACCCCGACTCCCGGCGCATGGTGGTGTCGGCGTGGAACGTCGCCGCGCTGCCGGAGATGGCGCTGGCTCCCTGCCACGCGCTGTTCCAGTTCGCCGTCCACGACGGCCGGCTGTCCTGCCAGCTCTACCAGCGCAGCGCCGACATGTTCCTCGGCGTCCCGTTCAACATCGCCGGCTACGCGCTGCTCACCCGGATGGTCGCCGCCCAGGTGGGCCTGCAGCCGGGGGAGTTCATCTGGGTCGGCGGGGACTGCCACGTCTACAGCAACCACGTGGCGCAGGTCCGCGAGCAGCTCACCCGCGAGGTCCGGCCGTTCCCGGCGCTGGAGATCGCGCCGGCGCCGTCGCTGTTCGACCACGCCTTCGAGGACTTCACGCTGCACGGCTACGACCCGCACCCGGCCATCCGGGCCGCCGTCGCGGTGTGA
- a CDS encoding dihydrofolate reductase — MGTALVWAQAHDRVIGAGGTLPWHLPEDLRLFRQLTGGGTVVMGRRTWESLPQRNRPLPGRVNVVLTTDPAWSADGAQRAGSVDDVLAAHPDCWVIGGAAVYAAFLPHAGRLVVTDVDLAVDGDTRAPVLDAGWRRVTRTPDHGWATSATGLRYAVSDYRRERAAGPGARADGR; from the coding sequence ATGGGCACGGCCCTCGTCTGGGCGCAGGCGCACGACCGCGTGATCGGCGCCGGCGGCACCCTGCCGTGGCACCTCCCCGAGGACCTGCGGCTGTTCAGGCAGCTCACCGGCGGCGGGACCGTGGTCATGGGGCGGCGCACCTGGGAGTCCCTGCCGCAGCGCAACCGGCCCCTGCCCGGGCGCGTCAACGTCGTCCTCACCACCGACCCGGCCTGGTCGGCCGACGGCGCGCAGCGGGCCGGCTCGGTCGACGACGTCCTCGCCGCGCACCCCGACTGCTGGGTGATCGGGGGCGCGGCCGTGTACGCCGCGTTCCTCCCGCACGCCGGCCGGCTGGTCGTCACCGACGTCGACCTGGCCGTCGACGGCGACACCCGCGCGCCCGTCCTCGACGCCGGGTGGCGGCGGGTCACCCGCACCCCGGACCACGGCTGGGCCACCTCGGCCACCGGCCTGCGCTACGCCGTCTCGGATTACCGGCGGGAGCGCGCTGCCGGGCCGGGGGCGCGCGCGGACGGTCGGTAG
- the dapA gene encoding 4-hydroxy-tetrahydrodipicolinate synthase, producing MTTDPARPFGRVLTAMVTPFAEDGSIDLAGAQELAAHLVDRQAHDGLVVLGTTGEAPTLGDGEQSAVLEAVLDAVGDRAVVVAGVGTNDTAHTIDNARRAERLGAHGLLVVTPYYNKPPQAGLLRHFTSVADSTDLPVMLYDIPPRSVVPIEVETLVRAAEHPRIVAVKDAKGDFGALAWTLARTDLAYYCGEDMINLPMLASGAVGVVSVVGHLVGPRLAELIAAVESGDLAKAREVNESLLPVYTGIFRTQGVILAKAALREMGLPAGPVRPPLVDATPEQIAQLRTDLADGGISL from the coding sequence ATGACCACCGACCCCGCCCGGCCCTTCGGGCGCGTGCTGACGGCGATGGTGACCCCGTTCGCCGAGGACGGCTCGATCGACCTCGCGGGGGCCCAGGAGCTGGCCGCGCACCTGGTGGACCGGCAGGCCCACGACGGCCTCGTCGTGCTCGGCACGACCGGTGAGGCGCCGACGCTCGGCGACGGCGAGCAGTCCGCGGTCCTCGAGGCGGTCCTCGACGCGGTGGGCGACCGTGCGGTCGTCGTCGCCGGGGTCGGCACGAACGACACCGCGCACACCATCGACAACGCCCGCCGGGCCGAGCGGCTCGGCGCGCACGGGCTGCTGGTCGTGACGCCGTACTACAACAAGCCGCCCCAGGCCGGGCTGCTGCGCCACTTCACCTCGGTCGCCGACTCCACCGACCTGCCGGTCATGCTCTACGACATCCCGCCGCGCTCGGTCGTGCCGATCGAGGTCGAGACGCTGGTCCGCGCCGCCGAGCACCCGCGCATCGTGGCGGTGAAGGACGCCAAGGGCGACTTCGGTGCGCTGGCCTGGACGCTGGCCCGCACCGACCTCGCCTACTACTGCGGCGAGGACATGATCAACCTGCCGATGCTGGCGTCCGGAGCCGTCGGCGTGGTGAGCGTGGTGGGCCACCTGGTCGGCCCCCGGCTGGCCGAGCTCATCGCCGCCGTCGAGTCCGGCGACCTCGCCAAGGCGCGCGAGGTCAACGAGAGCCTGCTGCCGGTCTACACCGGCATCTTCCGCACCCAGGGCGTCATCCTGGCGAAGGCGGCGCTGCGCGAGATGGGGCTGCCGGCAGGCCCCGTGCGCCCACCGCTGGTCGACGCCACGCCCGAGCAGATCGCGCAGCTGCGCACCGACCTCGCCGACGGAGGCATCTCCCTGTGA
- a CDS encoding ribonuclease J, whose amino-acid sequence MTVSTAGTAGQPHLDLKTPPPLPAGGLRVMALGGLGEIGRNMAVLEFDGKLLVIDCGVLFPEAEQPGVDLILPDFGVIEHRLDDVAAVVLTHGHEDHIGAIPYLLRLRGDIPLVGSRFTLALVAAKLREHRLVPTLVEVAAGDDHVAGPFHCEFISVNHSIPDALAVAVHTPAGVLVHTGDFKMDQLPLDGVLTDLGAFARLGLEGIDLLLADSTNAEVPGFVVPERNIGPVLEDVFRRATQRLIVSSFASHVHRIQQVLDAAETHGRKVALVGRSMVRNMGVAQDLGLLRVAPGLMVKLDEATAMPPEQVVLISTGSQGEPLSALGRMARGEHHQVTIEAGDTIVLASSLVPGNETAVYKVINGLARLGATVVHKETAMVHVSGHAPAGELRTLLNVAKPRYLMPVHGEWRHLRAHAALAEQTGMAADRVLLAEDGVVVDLVDGKATITGSVPVGNVYVDGLNVGDVGEESLQERRILGDEGFVALTVVIEPSTGTIVRPVHLSTRGFSDDPAAFDEVLHLVEDNLKRDLADGQRDAHRLSQSIRRTVGKWVSDTHRRRPMIIPTVLEV is encoded by the coding sequence GTGACCGTCAGCACCGCCGGCACCGCCGGCCAGCCGCACCTGGACCTCAAGACGCCCCCGCCGCTGCCCGCCGGCGGCCTGCGGGTGATGGCCCTGGGCGGCCTCGGTGAGATCGGCCGCAACATGGCCGTCCTCGAGTTCGACGGCAAGCTGCTGGTCATCGACTGCGGCGTGCTCTTCCCCGAGGCCGAGCAGCCCGGCGTCGACCTGATCCTCCCCGACTTCGGGGTCATCGAGCACCGCCTCGACGACGTCGCCGCCGTCGTCCTCACCCACGGGCACGAGGACCACATCGGCGCGATCCCCTACCTGCTGCGGCTGCGCGGGGACATCCCGCTGGTCGGGTCGCGGTTCACCCTGGCGCTGGTGGCGGCCAAGCTGCGCGAGCACCGGCTGGTCCCGACGCTGGTCGAGGTGGCCGCCGGCGACGACCACGTCGCCGGGCCGTTCCACTGCGAGTTCATCTCGGTGAACCACTCGATCCCCGACGCGCTCGCCGTCGCCGTCCACACGCCCGCGGGCGTGCTGGTGCACACCGGCGACTTCAAGATGGACCAGCTCCCGCTCGACGGCGTCCTCACCGACCTGGGCGCCTTCGCCCGGCTCGGCCTCGAGGGCATCGACCTGCTGCTGGCCGACTCCACCAACGCCGAGGTCCCCGGCTTCGTCGTCCCCGAGCGCAACATCGGGCCGGTGCTGGAGGACGTCTTCCGCCGCGCCACCCAGCGCCTGATCGTCTCCAGCTTCGCCAGCCACGTGCACCGCATCCAGCAGGTGCTCGACGCCGCCGAGACACACGGCCGCAAGGTCGCCCTCGTCGGCCGCTCGATGGTGCGCAACATGGGCGTCGCCCAGGACCTCGGCCTGCTGCGGGTGGCGCCGGGGCTGATGGTCAAGCTCGACGAGGCCACGGCGATGCCGCCGGAGCAGGTGGTGCTGATCAGCACCGGCTCGCAGGGGGAGCCGCTGTCCGCGCTCGGGCGCATGGCCCGCGGCGAGCACCACCAGGTCACCATCGAGGCCGGCGACACGATCGTGCTGGCGTCCTCGCTCGTGCCCGGCAACGAGACCGCCGTCTACAAGGTCATCAACGGGCTGGCGCGGCTGGGTGCCACCGTGGTGCACAAGGAGACGGCGATGGTGCACGTCTCCGGGCACGCGCCGGCCGGTGAGCTGCGCACCCTGCTCAACGTGGCCAAGCCCCGCTACCTCATGCCCGTGCACGGCGAGTGGCGGCACCTGCGCGCACACGCCGCGCTGGCCGAGCAGACCGGCATGGCCGCCGACCGGGTGCTGCTCGCCGAGGACGGCGTGGTCGTGGACCTCGTCGACGGCAAGGCCACGATCACCGGGTCGGTGCCGGTGGGCAACGTCTACGTCGACGGGCTCAACGTCGGCGACGTCGGCGAGGAGTCGCTGCAGGAGCGGCGGATCCTCGGCGACGAGGGGTTCGTGGCGCTCACCGTGGTGATCGAGCCCTCGACCGGCACGATCGTGCGCCCGGTGCACCTGTCCACCCGCGGCTTCTCCGACGACCCGGCCGCCTTCGACGAGGTGCTGCACCTGGTCGAGGACAACCTCAAGCGCGACCTCGCCGACGGGCAGCGCGACGCCCACCGGCTGTCGCAGTCGATCCGCCGGACCGTCGGCAAGTGGGTGTCCGACACCCATCGCCGCCGCCCGATGATCATCCCGACCGTCCTGGAGGTCTGA
- a CDS encoding right-handed parallel beta-helix repeat-containing protein, with translation MRPTTLRAGTAAGASAFALLLLAATPAAAGGPGGSGTATRGGGTAVTGTADSGAGSLRAAVQAANAAGSGTVVLSDRLYRLALAGTDDTAAAGDLDVTGRLLVEGRGATIDAAGLDRVFDVRPGGSLTLRDVTVTGGRAAGTPGATGGASGGGVLNAGTLVVERSTITANSAPRAGGGIEAIAGSTTTVTRSTLSHNSTGPTPGNGGGLHLTGTGTVHVERSTVTGNTAASEGGGLWNSATGTMTVSRSTISGNTAAGAAADNGGGGLFTDGGSLTVDRSEVRGNSATGAAGSGGGLFTNAGSLTVTRTVVDRNDARRAGGGIEALGGTTTLDRTALTGNTTGAAPGNGGGLHLTGAGTVRIDRGTVTGNRAATEGGGLWNSEPGTMTVTRTRISGNSAPVGPDVFQDGAGTGSTVDGQRVPGEA, from the coding sequence ATGCGACCCACGACCCTGCGCGCCGGCACCGCGGCCGGCGCGTCGGCCTTCGCCCTGCTCCTGCTCGCCGCGACCCCGGCCGCGGCCGGCGGACCGGGCGGCTCCGGCACTGCCACCCGAGGCGGCGGGACCGCCGTCACCGGCACGGCGGACTCCGGCGCCGGCTCGCTGCGCGCCGCCGTCCAGGCGGCCAACGCCGCCGGCTCGGGCACCGTCGTGCTGTCCGACCGCCTGTACCGGCTGGCCCTGGCCGGCACCGACGACACCGCGGCGGCCGGGGACCTCGACGTCACCGGCCGCCTGCTGGTCGAGGGCCGGGGCGCCACCATCGACGCGGCAGGCCTGGACCGGGTGTTCGACGTCCGGCCGGGCGGCTCGCTGACCCTGCGGGACGTCACCGTCACCGGCGGCCGGGCCGCCGGCACCCCGGGCGCCACCGGCGGGGCCTCCGGCGGCGGCGTCCTCAACGCGGGCACGCTGGTCGTCGAGCGCAGCACGATCACCGCCAACAGCGCTCCGCGCGCCGGTGGGGGCATCGAGGCGATCGCGGGCTCGACGACGACCGTCACGCGCTCCACGCTGTCGCACAACAGCACCGGCCCCACGCCCGGCAACGGCGGCGGCCTGCACCTCACCGGCACCGGCACGGTGCACGTCGAGCGCAGCACGGTCACCGGCAACACCGCGGCCTCCGAGGGCGGCGGCCTCTGGAACTCGGCCACCGGCACCATGACGGTCAGCCGCAGCACCATCAGCGGCAACACCGCCGCCGGCGCCGCGGCCGACAACGGCGGCGGCGGCCTGTTCACCGACGGCGGCTCGCTCACCGTCGACCGCAGCGAGGTCCGCGGCAACTCCGCCACCGGCGCGGCGGGATCCGGCGGCGGCCTGTTCACCAACGCGGGCTCCCTCACCGTCACCCGCACCGTCGTCGACCGCAACGACGCCCGGCGGGCCGGCGGCGGCATCGAGGCACTCGGCGGGACGACGACGCTCGACCGCACCGCGCTCACCGGCAACACCACCGGCGCGGCACCGGGCAACGGCGGCGGCCTGCACCTCACCGGCGCGGGCACCGTCCGCATCGACCGCGGCACGGTCACCGGCAACCGTGCGGCCACCGAGGGCGGCGGGCTGTGGAACTCCGAGCCCGGGACGATGACCGTCACCCGCACCCGGATCAGCGGCAACAGCGCCCCGGTCGGCCCAGACGTGTTCCAGGACGGCGCCGGCACCGGCTCCACCGTCGACGGGCAGCGGGTCCCCGGCGAGGCCTGA
- a CDS encoding sigma-70 family RNA polymerase sigma factor yields the protein MGRRSPGPAPLDVRAAYAAHGAELYRFALRQLGDGGAAQDVVQEVFLRAWRASGSYDPQLASLRTWLFAIARNVVVDEARRFAVRPWQRELTDEPATPAEAAADDRLVDAWVVEEALRRISAEHRTAIVQTHLRGRPYGEVAAELGVPVGTLRSRVFYGLKALRLALDEMGVEP from the coding sequence ATGGGACGGCGGTCACCGGGACCGGCGCCGCTGGACGTGCGGGCGGCCTACGCCGCGCACGGCGCGGAGCTCTACCGCTTCGCGCTGCGCCAGCTCGGCGACGGCGGGGCGGCGCAGGACGTCGTCCAGGAGGTGTTCCTGCGGGCCTGGCGCGCCTCGGGCTCCTACGATCCGCAGCTGGCCAGCCTGCGCACCTGGCTGTTCGCCATCGCGCGCAACGTCGTCGTCGACGAGGCGCGCCGGTTCGCCGTCCGGCCGTGGCAGCGCGAGCTGACCGACGAGCCGGCGACGCCGGCCGAGGCGGCCGCCGACGACCGGCTGGTGGACGCCTGGGTGGTCGAGGAGGCGCTGCGGCGGATCAGCGCCGAGCACCGCACGGCGATCGTGCAGACGCACCTGCGCGGTCGCCCCTACGGCGAGGTGGCCGCCGAGCTCGGCGTCCCGGTCGGGACGCTGCGCAGCCGGGTGTTCTACGGGCTCAAGGCACTGCGCCTGGCCCTCGACGAGATGGGGGTGGAGCCGTGA
- a CDS encoding S9 family peptidase has translation MPPSSPVPYGSWPTPVTSALVVRAAARLGEVAVDAGSPGHPDVWWSESRPGEGGRSALVRRSADGTVTDVLPPPWNARTRVHEYGGAAWAVAGGTLWFTHFDDQRLYRLSPGDDGPVAVTPEPELPAGVRYADLTPTADGSLLAVRETHAASGAAADVVNEVVRLAPDGTAEVLVSGPDFVSDPRPGPGGELAWLQWDHPAMPWDAAQLVVRAADGTDTVVAGGAGESAVQPTWDADGALWFCCDRTDVWALWRWRPGGEAELVLDTGTEIAGPQWVFGARRFALLPGGRVVAAAGGDGGDRLVVLGPDGSTSEVRLPGWTALRYLTAAGDGVVCAAGSPAREPVVLRADLTGRAHVLRPARDLGLDPAWFSVPEDVTFPTEERGTGIAEAHAVVYPPTNPEVSAPEGDRPPLVVMVHGGPTSAHARGLDLEIQYFTSRGFCVAHVDYRGSTGHGRRYRDALQGRWGVVDLDDVVACARYLADAGRVDPARMAIRGGSAGGYTTLAALTLRPGVFTAGASHFGVADLGALAADTHKFESRYLDGLVAPWPAGAEVYAQRSPITRVSALDTPLAVFQGAEDRVVPPEQAEVLVAALRERGVPHAYLLFEGEQHGFRRAENIRAALDGELSFYAQVWGFDLPAEEGIAPIEVVR, from the coding sequence ATGCCGCCCTCCTCCCCCGTCCCGTACGGCAGCTGGCCGACCCCCGTCACCTCCGCACTCGTCGTCCGCGCCGCCGCCCGGCTGGGCGAGGTCGCCGTCGATGCCGGCTCCCCCGGCCACCCGGACGTCTGGTGGTCGGAGTCACGGCCCGGTGAGGGCGGCCGGTCGGCGCTGGTGCGGCGGTCGGCCGACGGCACGGTCACCGACGTCCTCCCGCCGCCGTGGAACGCCCGCACCCGCGTGCACGAGTACGGCGGGGCGGCGTGGGCGGTCGCCGGCGGCACGCTGTGGTTCACGCACTTCGACGACCAGCGGCTGTACCGGCTGTCCCCCGGCGACGACGGCCCGGTCGCCGTCACCCCGGAGCCGGAGCTGCCGGCAGGCGTCCGGTACGCCGACCTCACCCCCACCGCGGACGGGTCGCTGCTCGCCGTCCGGGAGACGCACGCCGCCTCCGGTGCCGCGGCCGACGTCGTCAACGAGGTCGTGCGGCTGGCTCCCGACGGCACCGCCGAGGTGCTGGTGAGCGGCCCGGACTTCGTCTCCGACCCGCGGCCCGGGCCCGGCGGGGAGCTGGCGTGGCTGCAGTGGGACCACCCGGCCATGCCGTGGGACGCCGCGCAGCTGGTGGTCCGCGCCGCCGACGGCACCGACACGGTCGTGGCCGGCGGCGCGGGCGAGTCCGCGGTGCAGCCGACCTGGGACGCCGACGGCGCCCTGTGGTTCTGCTGCGACCGCACCGACGTGTGGGCGCTGTGGCGGTGGCGCCCCGGCGGGGAGGCCGAGCTGGTGCTCGACACCGGCACCGAGATCGCCGGCCCGCAGTGGGTCTTCGGCGCCCGGCGCTTTGCGCTGCTGCCCGGCGGCCGGGTGGTGGCCGCCGCAGGCGGCGACGGCGGTGACCGGCTGGTCGTGCTCGGACCGGACGGGTCGACGTCGGAGGTGCGGCTGCCCGGCTGGACGGCCCTCCGGTACCTGACCGCGGCCGGCGACGGTGTCGTGTGCGCGGCCGGGAGCCCCGCGCGCGAGCCGGTGGTCCTGCGCGCGGACCTCACCGGCCGGGCCCACGTCCTGCGACCCGCGCGCGACCTCGGGCTCGACCCGGCCTGGTTCTCCGTGCCCGAGGACGTGACCTTCCCGACCGAGGAGCGCGGCACCGGCATCGCCGAGGCGCACGCCGTCGTCTACCCACCCACCAACCCGGAGGTCTCCGCCCCCGAGGGCGACCGGCCGCCGCTGGTCGTCATGGTGCACGGCGGCCCGACCTCGGCCCACGCCCGCGGGCTCGACCTGGAGATCCAGTACTTCACCTCGCGCGGCTTCTGCGTCGCGCACGTCGACTACCGCGGCTCCACCGGCCACGGCCGCCGGTACCGCGACGCGCTGCAGGGCCGCTGGGGCGTCGTCGACCTCGACGACGTGGTCGCCTGCGCCCGGTACCTGGCCGACGCCGGCCGGGTGGACCCCGCGCGCATGGCGATCCGGGGTGGCTCGGCCGGCGGCTACACGACGCTGGCCGCGCTCACCCTGCGGCCCGGCGTCTTCACCGCCGGCGCCAGCCACTTCGGTGTGGCCGACCTCGGCGCGCTGGCCGCGGACACGCACAAGTTCGAGTCCCGCTACCTCGACGGGCTGGTGGCGCCGTGGCCCGCCGGGGCCGAGGTCTACGCGCAGCGCTCCCCCATCACCCGCGTCTCCGCCCTCGACACCCCGCTGGCGGTGTTCCAGGGCGCCGAGGACCGCGTCGTCCCGCCGGAGCAGGCGGAGGTCTTGGTGGCGGCGCTGCGGGAGCGGGGCGTCCCGCACGCCTACCTGCTGTTCGAGGGCGAGCAGCACGGCTTCCGGCGCGCGGAGAACATCCGGGCCGCCCTCGACGGCGAGCTGTCCTTCTACGCGCAGGTGTGGGGCTTCGACCTCCCGGCCGAGGAGGGGATCGCCCCGATCGAGGTCGTGCGCTGA